The following are encoded in a window of Microcaecilia unicolor chromosome 7, aMicUni1.1, whole genome shotgun sequence genomic DNA:
- the PYROXD1 gene encoding pyridine nucleotide-disulfide oxidoreductase domain-containing protein 1: MAESAAALVVAGGGIAGVTCAEQLALLFPSRPVLLLTASPLVKAVTNFRQLSRALEEFQVEEQASTVLESRHANIQVIQSTVRRLESAEHRLWTDDGQQHRYEKLCVCTGARPKLISDGNPHVLGIRDTDSAWEFQKHLTQARRVAIVGNGGIALELAYEIEGCEVIWAIKDKAIGNTFFDAGAAEFLIPQLVGEKPEVPVACKRTKYTMERKSEREQKGGRQGDATELGSALGPDWHEGLKLKAAKDFSHRVHLETLCEVKKIYVHEEFKQLGEVSLAFPNGENDEKNTKLDLEMWPVYIELTNGKIYGCDFIVSATGVLPNVQPFLSGNDFAVAEDGGLKVDDHMRTSTADVYAAGDVCTASWKHSPLWQQMRLWTQARQMGWYAAKCIAADICGEPIELDFCFELFAHVTKFFNYKVVLLGKFNGQGLGSDHYLMLRCTKGCEYVKVVMQNGRMMGAVLLGETDLDETFENLILNQMDLSAYGEDLLDPNIDIEDYFD, translated from the coding sequence ATGGCGGAATCGGCGGCGGCGTTGGTGGTCGCAGGAGGTGGAATCGCTGGAGTGACCTGCGCCGAGCAGCTGGCCCTGCTCTTTCCATCTCGTCCAGTGCTTTTGTTAACAGCGTCGCCCTTAGTTAAAGCCGTGACTAACTTCAGGCAGCTCTCCAGGGCCTTGGAGGAGTTCCAGGTGGAAGAGCAGGCGAGCACCGTGCTGGAGAGCCGCCATGCCAACATTCAAGTGATCCAGTCGACCGTCAGGCGGCTGGAGAGTGCGGAACACCGGCTGTGGACGGACGACGGGCAGCAGCACCGTTACGAGAAGCTGTGCGTGTGTACAGGAGCCAGGCCCAAGTTGATCTCCGACGGCAACCCTCACGTGCTGGGCATCCGTGACACGGACAGCGCCTGGGAATTCCAGAAGCACCTCACGCAAGCCAGACGCGTGGCAATCGTAGGGAACGGGGGCATCGCGCTGGAGTTGGCGTACGAAATCGAAGGCTGTGAGGTGATTTGGGCAATCAAGGACAAGGCGATTGGTAACACTTTCTTCGACGCGGGGGCGGCTGAGTTCTTGATTCCACAGCTGGTCGGGGAAAAGCCGGAAGTGCCCGTTGCTTGCAAAAGGACCAAATATACAATGGAAAGAAAGTCAGAACGTGAACAAAAAGGAGGGAGACAAGGAGACGCTACTGAACTGGGCTCTGCTTTGGGTCCTGATTGGCACGAAGGCTTAAAACTAAAAGCAGCTAAGGACTTTTCCCATAGAGTTCACCTTGAGACCTTGTGTGAAGTAAAGAAGATCTATGTCCATGAAGAATTTAAGCAGTTAGGTGAAGTGTCTCTGGCTTTTCCTAATGGTGAGAATGATGAGAAAAATACAAAGTTGGATCTGGAGATGTGGCCAGTCTATATTGAGTTGACAAATGGAAAGATATATGGCTGTGATTTTATTGTGAGCGCAACTGGAGTTTTACCAAATGTGCAGCCTTTTCTGAGTGGCAACGATTTTGCTGTAGCTGAAGATGGAGGCCTAAAGGTGGATGACCATATGCGTACTTCCACAGCTGACGTGTATGCAGCAGGTGATGTCTGCACAGCTTCCTGGAAACACAGCCCACTCTGGCAACAGATGAGACTGTGGACTCAGGCTAGACAGATGGGATGGTATGCAGCTAAATGCATTGCAGCGGATATATGTGGCGAACCTATTGAACTGGACTTCTGCTTTGAACTCTTTGCTCACGTTACTAAATTTTTTAATTACAAGGTGGTTTTGTTGGGAAAATTCAATGGCCAAGGTTTGGGTTCAGATCATTACTTAATGTTGCGATGTACCAAAGGGTGTGAATATGTTAAAGTGGTGATGCAAAACGGACGAATGATGGGGGCTGTGTTGCTTGGGGAAACAGACTTAGATGAAACATTTGAAAATTTAATTTTAAATCAGATGGATCTTTCTGCATATGGGGAAGATCTTTTGGATCCAAATATTGATATAGAAGATTATTTTGATTAA